The following coding sequences are from one Xiphophorus couchianus chromosome 22, X_couchianus-1.0, whole genome shotgun sequence window:
- the chrm3a gene encoding muscarinic acetylcholine receptor M3, with protein MSSNITDPGLLLTANTSPRTAGAYSQSSAHHKNLNFTPQPENQTTALDPLGGHPVWQVVLIVLLTGSLSLVTIVGNILVVVSFKVNRQLKTVNNYFLLSLAVADLIIGVISMNLYTVYLIMGYWALGTWACDLWLAIDYVASNASVMNLLVISFDRYFSITRPLTYRAKRTTKRAGIMIGLAWLVSLVLWAPAILLWQYFVGKRMVPHNQCYIQFLTEPITTFCTAMAAFYLPVTIMSILYWRIYKETQNRSKELAGLQGSEGRGGLGGRAGNNKRGERARFVHQTGSSRSCGSYELNRMPKKKSTCQELVGRFHCWPGVRSWRPGSIRHGDGDPDQSSSDSWNNNDAAASLDHSGSSEDEDCGGREMISQSHAIFSIVLSLPGIKAAVNSQLTSCEDLDVASEKDPLRGDSLSTVTTTTTSPITPEGTNNTENSYHQRFSSRKTQSMSTIQAKSHQGFLDGTPSTTAIDDSTTCTATKSSSVPLSFKEAAMAKRFATRTRTQITKRKRMSLVKEKKAAQTLSAILLAFIITWTPYNIMVLITTFCKVCIPQTLWAVGYWLCYVNSTVNPMCYALCNKTFRTTFKMILLCRWDQKKRRKLQFQQRQSVVFHRGIPREST; from the coding sequence ATGAGCTCCAACATCACAGACCCTGGTCTCCTCTTGACTGCCAACACATCACCGCGAACAGCCGGAGCCTATTCTCAATCCAGTGCACATCACAAGAACCTTAATTTCACCCCTCAACCTGAGAATCAAACCACAGCCCTTGATCCTCTTGGTGGTCATCCTGTGTGGCAAGTTGTCCTCATTGTTTTACTGACGGGCTCGCTGTCACTGGTCACCATCGTTGGCAACATTCTGGTAGTGGTCTCCTTCAAGGTCAATCGCCAGCTGAAGACAGTCAACAACTATTTTCTACTGAGCTTGGCTGTAGCTGACCTCATTATAGGAGTAATCTCCATGAATCTCTACACAGTCTACCTTATAATGGGCTACTGGGCCCTAGGCACATGGGCCTGTGACCTTTGGCTGGCTATTGACTATGTTGCAAGCAACGCATCAGTTATGAACCTTCTGGTCATTAGCTTTGATCGCTACTTTTCTATAACCAGACCTTTGACCTACCGGGCCAAACGGACCACAAAGAGAGCTGGCATCATGATTGGCCTAGCCTGGCTTGTTTCTCTTGTCCTGTGGGCCCCAGCCATACTGCTGTGGCAGTATTTTGTAGGTAAAAGGATGGTACCCCACAACCAATGCTATATCCAGTTCCTCACAGAGCCAATCACAACTTTCTGCACAGCAATGGCGGCTTTCTACCTCCCTGTGACAATAATGAGTATTCTATACTGGCGTATCTATAAGGAAACCCAAAACCGTTCGAAAGAGTTGGCTGGACTGCAAGGTTCGGAAGGTCGTGGAGGACTAGGGGGAAGAGCAGGAAATAATAAACGAGGTGAGAGAGCTCGCTTTGTACATCAGACTGGAAGTTCTAGGAGCTGTGGTAGCTATGAGTTGAACAGGATGCCTAAGAAGAAGAGCACTTGTCAGGAGCTGGTGGGGCGATTCCACTGCTGGCCCGGTGTTCGTTCTTGGAGACCTGGAAGTATCAGGCATGGGGATGGTGATCCGGACCAGAGCAGCAGTGACAGCTGGAACAACAATGATGCAGCAGCCTCTTTGGACCATTCTGGGTCCTCAGAGGATGAGGACTGTGGGGGAAGAGAGATGATTTCTCAAAGTCATGCTATTTTTTCAATTGTCCTCAGCCTACCTGGCATTAAGGCTGCAGTCAACTCTCAGCTTACCTCTTGCGAGGATCTGGATGTGGCCTCAGAAAAGGATCCACTGAGGGGAGACAGTTTGTCAACAGTCACCACTACCACAACTTCTCCCATTACACCTGAGGGAACAAACAATACAGAAAATAGCTACCACCAACGCTTCAGCTCACGCAAGACACAGTCAATGTCCACCATTCAGGCCAAGTCTCACCAAGGGTTTCTGGATGGTACCCCATCAACGACTGCCATTGATGACTCTACCACCTGCACGGCCACCAAGTCCTCCTCTGTCCCCCTTTCTTTTAAAGAAGCTGCTATGGCAAAGCGCTTTGCCACACGAACCCGGACTCAGATCACAAAGAGGAAACGAATGTCGTTAGTGAAGGAGAAGAAAGCGGCTCAAACACTCAGCGCTATCCTCTTAGCTTTCATCATCACCTGGACACCGTACAACATCATGGTGTTAATCACAACCTTTTGTAAAGTTTGCATTCCACAGACCCTGTGGGCAGTGGGGTACTGGCTGTGCTATGTAAACAGCACAGTCAACCCCATGTGCTATGCGCTTTGCAACAAGACTTTTCGAACCACATTTAAGATGATACTGCTGTGCCGCTGGGATCAGAAGAAAAGACGAAAGCTGCAGTTTCAACAGAGGCAATCAGTGGTCTTCCACAGGGGCATTCCCAGGGAGTCTAcgtaa